CTATAGGCACGACGGTGGACGGTGATTTTCTGGCGGTACATCCCCAGACGGCTGGGCTGCTCTGGCTGCCTCGGCACTCAGAGCACGTAAAGGCAATTTCGCTGCAGGCACTGGAGCAGGAAGACGAAGGGATGTACGCCTTGGTGCTGGACGAAATATACCTTCAGGTATATGGAATCAGCCCAAAGGACGCCGTCTATTATGAACCGTGGACGGGCACTCGGAGCCATCTCTTTTTGCGTTTACTACCAGGACAGGACCAGCTTTCGCTGCCCGAGCTGGCCGGAGTGTGCCAAGCGGATTTTCCACCGGATTTGTCCATTGAAACCCCATATGCTTGCTTCCTGTTTTACCGGCAACTGGGTGGCTATGTACGATTGAATTATGCTTACCAGCAAGAGGTGGCAGTTTTCTATGAACAGGATGCGCAACAGGCGTTTGCCGTTATTGAGCAATGGCTCTTGTCGAAAGGGTGCAAAACGATTTCATAACATAATAGATCTCATGTTACTATACTTTCGATAAGATTCTGAAGTAGGAGTGGCATTGGATGATCGTTCTGAAAATGGTGTCGGGTGACAAAAACATAGTAACAATAGAAGCCGCTAATTATGCGGCTTTTATTGTTATGATATCATTCCCGACTAATGACAAGAACTTTGTTACATACTCGATATGATCTCATCGGCAGCAGGCAAGTTAAAAAGATGCCATTGTTGTTAAACTAACGGGCAGAATAACGCAACGAACAGAAGTTGCCTGCGTCTAATAGCTGGTTGGAAAAATATGAAAGGAGTTGAATGAGAAAGATGACAGCATCATTTTCACATAAGCCCGAAGGATACGAATGTCCATTTTGTCGTGTTTCGGGTATCGAGCGACCTAATCAGGGAACAAAACAAAGGGATATCATCTATCAGAATGAAAAGGTAACGGCATTTATATCGAGCAAATGGTGGCCAAACAATAAAGGACATGTTCTTGTTGTTCCTAATCAACATTTCGAGAACATCTTTGAACTCCCTGCGGATTACGCTGTTGAAATTCACCGCGCGGCTCAGCTTACAGCATTTGCAATGAAAAGTACATATGGATGTGATGGGATTTCTACGCGGCAACATAATGAGCCTGCTGGCAATCAAGACGTGTGGCATTATCATCTCCATGTTTACCCTAGATATGTGAATGATCAACTTTATCTGACAAAGGGTTCTCAGTCCGATCCAGATGAACGCTCTTTCTATGCTGATAAGTTGCGTTCTTGGATAAAGGAAAACATTTAAGGTCTAGGAGGAGCGAATGATAACCCTAGTAGGAGATGAACCTGAGATTACGTGGCCCCTACTAGAGAAAAAATAAGGTTCTCTCATTAAGCTAACGGGACACGATAGTTCAATAACTATAAGGTGGCAGCCGGTTAGTGGGAACGGCTGCCTGCCTAAGAAACAAAGGAAGAAATCAAGTCTACTATAAAAATAACAGAAGTGATCTACCAATTGGTCTGGTGTGATAATGGGGGAATGATATCAAGTTCTTGTCATCCGCCGACGACATGAAAGCGTTAGACACACAGGTGTCGAGGGACAAAAACATGGTCCCATTGAAAGTCGCAAAATTGGCGGCTTTTTTTGTTTATCGGTACAAGTTCTTGTCCCTAGTCCAGGACAAGAACTTGTACCGATTGCCGAAATGGACATGAAAATGTTCCGATTACCGATTAGATGATCGTCTAATCAGGTAACAAAACAATCTTTTAAAAAGCTGCAATCGACTCGGCAGCTTTCCTTAAACTAACGGGCAGGATTGCCTAATCGAGCTTGCGGTAGAATCAAGCCGAATGTGGTGAGGCCGATCCAGCCGACTCCCGAGAGAAAAAACAGACGCTCGGTCAATCCGAAGTATAACGGAGCAGCATTCGAAGCAAAGATCGATACGATAGAAATCATGAGCAAGAGAAAGGATGCAGCCGTTAACACCGACAGCCAGACCATTATTACGAACTTAGTTTCCCTGTTTATTGTTTAAATCAAGTGAATTTTAAGTGGATCCGTAAGCAAGCAGAGGTTAATGGTCTATTTATAAGAGAATAGCATTACAATAAAACCATAGTGGGGGTCCACTTGGATTAATCGCGGCCAAAAGACTCCGACCCCGTTTCATCAATGAAGATGTTGGTACGATCCGGGAACGGCATGATTTATGGGTGAGGATACGTATTAAACGGGTACACCTATGTCGAGAATAACCCGGTATTCTGTTTTTTACGAGGTGAATGAAAAACATGGGAATCAGCAACAAATCGGCATGAGAGGCCCCCTTCGAAATCGAGAACGAAGGTGGCTTTTCTCATGTTATATGCGACGGTTGGGGGATTGAGTTGGAGAGGTAGCTGACCGATAAAATTTGCTTATAATCAAATTTTCTATTGATTTCTCACAAAGGGTTATGTTTAACTATAGAAGTGAAATTGTATTTCTACTTTTTTCCTGCGAAAGGAGATGTTTTTTAAATGACTGCTTATATGGTATTGGTGGTTTTAACTTAACCGAATATCGGGCATAGTAAATTCCAATCTTTGATTATAGCTTGGAATGAGAGAAAACGGGAATATCACCCGTGTTTTTTGCTATGCCGTAAACAGTAACCTTTCGTGAATACTGCTGTTAGCGGGATACGATGAAGGTCGTATCCCTTTTTGATTATAAGCCGACTTCTTGGCTTTTCGCCGCGAAACAGCAGCTTCTTAGGAGGCTGCTTGTTCGCGGTATTTTTATGCCCAAAAACAACTTTAATTTTTAGGAGAGGATAGGGTCAATGATTGATTTGAAACAATACGGCTGTATTGAAGGGCACGTTCTATCACACTGCGAGGGCTCGGGAGGATTTTCCGTGCGTTGGCGATTTTGTATTGTTGCAATACAACGAAAACGGCGCTTCTCGCATTGCAAAACTGCTGCCCCGCCGCTCGAAATTTTCCCGCGCTGACTTTTCGGGGCACGCAGTAGGATATGTCAAAACAATACTGGAGCAAGTCGTAGCAACGAATTTTGATTATGTATTTATCGTGTCGTCCCTAAACTGGGATTTCAAGGTCAACCGCATCATGCGCTACCTGACAAGACACGGCAGAGCGGCGGTCAGCCTATCGTGATCTTAACAAAAGCTGACTTGGCCCCAGATTTCAACGCACCGTTAGCTGATGTTCAGAAAGCCACTCCTGATGTGCCGGTACACGCAGTTTCCAGTCACACGGGGGTTGGGTTAGACGTGTTGAGTGAATATCTGGAACCCGGTAAAACCGTGGTATTCCTCGGTATGTCCGGCGTGGGAAAATCCTCGCTGCTAAACGCATTGATGAATCAGGAAGTGATGACTGTCAAGGCTATCCGCGAGGACGACAGCCGTGGCCGGCACACAACAACTCACCGCCAACTTTTGATGCTCCCTTCCGGCGCGATGGTTATTGATACGCCGGGTATGCGTGAACTTGGGCTGTTCGGTGCGGACGACGGTATCAGCGCGGGATTTAACGATGTGGAGGAATTATTCACGCAGTGCCGCTTCAATGATTGCCGCCATAAGACCGAACCTGGCTGTGCTGTTCTCGCCGCCCTTGCCGATGGCTCGGTGCAGCATGAGCATTGGGAGCGTTACCTCTCACAGAAGCGGGAAAACAAGTTTGGGGACGATAAGGCGGGTTATCTAACGGACAAACGAGCGAGGCATAAATCGCTTGCCATGCGGAGCAAGAATATGAAGAAAAACGGAGGTTTCAAGAAATGAAAACAGAAATTACTACTAATCGCTTGTTTTTAAGACAGCTTGACAACAGCGATTTACAGGACATATACAGGCAGTTTTCGGACTATGATAAGTGCAGATTTTTTAGTGATCCACCATGTACGATAGAAGAAGCGCAAGATATTTTCAACCATTATCAACATAAAAATGGCGACAAGGATACGCAAAAGAAGCTGTAAAACCATTGTTTAATGTATGTTTTGATGAATTTGGCGTTGAATGTATATATGCCTTAACTCACGTCGATAACATAGCCTCTGAAAAACTACTTATATCCATTGGGTTTTCACTTGATGGAGTATTACGCGGTTGGGTAAATTTGAACGGCGAACAACA
Above is a window of Paenibacillus uliginis N3/975 DNA encoding:
- the rsgA gene encoding ribosome small subunit-dependent GTPase A; amino-acid sequence: MILTKADLAPDFNAPLADVQKATPDVPVHAVSSHTGVGLDVLSEYLEPGKTVVFLGMSGVGKSSLLNALMNQEVMTVKAIREDDSRGRHTTTHRQLLMLPSGAMVIDTPGMRELGLFGADDGISAGFNDVEELFTQCRFNDCRHKTEPGCAVLAALADGSVQHEHWERYLSQKRENKFGDDKAGYLTDKRARHKSLAMRSKNMKKNGGFKK
- a CDS encoding GNAT family N-acetyltransferase; amino-acid sequence: MFNVCFDEFGVECIYALTHVDNIASEKLLISIGFSLDGVLRGWVNLNGEQQVQKCFTLLKNDWRTS
- a CDS encoding HIT family protein; the encoded protein is MTASFSHKPEGYECPFCRVSGIERPNQGTKQRDIIYQNEKVTAFISSKWWPNNKGHVLVVPNQHFENIFELPADYAVEIHRAAQLTAFAMKSTYGCDGISTRQHNEPAGNQDVWHYHLHVYPRYVNDQLYLTKGSQSDPDERSFYADKLRSWIKENI
- a CDS encoding GNAT family N-acetyltransferase produces the protein MKTEITTNRLFLRQLDNSDLQDIYRQFSDYDKCRFFSDPPCTIEEAQDIFNHYQHKNGDKDTQKKL